The Helianthus annuus cultivar XRQ/B chromosome 16, HanXRQr2.0-SUNRISE, whole genome shotgun sequence genome includes a window with the following:
- the LOC110915780 gene encoding (3S,6E)-nerolidol synthase 1 has product MTTNKCVTRQDTQTTPIHTGISSKKGESIKKSEQLEEVRSLLNNGSSKTKLEMVDTLQKLCINHYFQEEIDSILKMFHTRMSNSLDYDHGPSLYEVSLNFRILRQEGYYVPDDVFSIFKQKDGKFKGELAEDVKGLMALYEASQLSIEGDHVIEEAAYFSSHGLIEKIPFLDQDKATMVNDTLQHSYQRTSPTFMVKKFIKHYIGTTMSELALLELAKVQSLHRTEVDIISRWWKDLGLAQEFKDARNQPLHWYLWPMASLIDPSLSEQRIELTKPIALVFLIDDIYDVYGTLDELILFTEAVKRWDSNTLEQLPYNLRICVEALYKVTQEISDKIYKKYGFNPNEFLKQAWTNLCEAFLVEAKWFALGHMPMADDYLKNGMVSTGAHVVIVHLFFLLGGGTSKESAIIINDNNISSCLAKILRLWDDLGSAKDVNQDGHDGSYVTYYVKENEGCSIQNARDHVMAMITNTWKQLTKECLSPNQFSDTFTKACQTLARMIPLMYNYDENHSLPLMEDYIKSMF; this is encoded by the exons ATGACGACTAACAAGTGTGTTACACGTCAAGACACCCAAACTACCCCAATCCACACGGGCATAAGTAGTAAG AAAGGAGAATCCATCAAAAAATCAGAACAATTAGAAGAAGTACGTAGTCTTCTTAACAATGGTTCTTCCAAAACAAAATTAGAAATGGTTGACACTCTCCAAAAACTTTGCATCAACCATTACTTCCAAGAGGAGATCGACTCGATATTAAAAATGTTTCACACTAGAATGTCCAATTCTCTTGACTATGATCATGGTCCAAGTCTTTATGAGGTTTCCCTCAATTTTCGAATCCTTCGACAAGAAGGTTACTATGTTCCGGATG ACGTATTTTCAATCTTCAAACAAAAGGATGGAAAGTTCAAGGGAGAACTAGCAGAAGATGTGAAAGGTCTAATGGCATTATATGAAGCCTCACAGCTAAGCATAGAAGGAGATCACGTGATTGAAGAGGCTGCGTATTTTAGCAGCCATGGACTAATAGAAAAGATTCCATTTCTTGATCAAGATAAAGCTACAATGGTGAATGATACTTTACAACATTCATATCAAAGAACCTCGCCAACTTTCATGGTCAAGAAATTTATCAAACATTACATAGGGACCACCATGTCTGAACTAGCCTTATTGGAGTTGGCTAAAGTCCAGTCGCTACATCGAACTGAAGTAGATATAATCTCCAG ATGGTGGAAGGATTTGGGTTTAGCACAAGAGTTTAAGGATGCAAGGAACCAACCGTTACACTGGTACTTATGGCCGATGGCGAGCCTCATTGATCCTAGCTTGTCGGAGCAGCGAATCGAGCTCACAAAGCCCATTGCTTTAGTCTTCCTGATTGATGACATTTATGATGTCTATGGAACTCTAGACGAACTTATACTCTTCACAGAAGCAGTGAAAAG ATGGGACAGTAACACTCTTGAACAACTCCCATATAACCTAAGAATCTGTGTTGAGGCTCTATATAAAGTAACACAAGAAATCAGTGACAAGATCTACAAGAAGTATGGGTTCAATCCCAATGAGTTTTTGAAACAAGCG TGGACAAACCTTTGTGAAGCATTTCTAGTAGAAGCAAAATGGTTTGCTCTGGGACACATGCCTATGGCTGACGATTACTTGAAGAATGGGATGGTTAGTACTGGGGCACATGTTGTGATCGTGCACTTGTTCTTCCTCCTTGGTGGTGGTACCAGCAAAGAAAGTGCTATAATTATTAACGATAACAATATTTCATCTTGTTTGGCAAAGATTCTCCGTCTTTGGGATGATTTAGGAAGTGCTAAG GATGTGAATCAAGATGGTCATGATGGATCATATGTGACATACTACGTGAAAGAAAACGAAGGTTGTTCGATCCAAAATGCACGCGATCATGTTATGGCTATGATAACCAACACTTGGAAGCAACTAACTAAGGAGTGTCTCTCCCCAAATCAGTTTTCAGATACATTTACAAAGGCTTGTCAGACTCTTGCAAGGATGATTCCACTTATGTACAATTATGACGAGAATCATTCCCTTCCTCTCATGGAGGACTATATAAAATCCATGTTTTAG